A region of the Pedococcus aerophilus genome:
CGCGAGACCTTGCCGAGGTCGGACTGGCCGGCCTTCTGCGCGGCATACCCCTCGACGAACTCACCGAGCACCCGCATGCCGGGGGCGTTGTGGCAGTAGTCGACGAAGACGTCGACGTTGTGCACGTTGACGAGGTTCATGCGGCCGGGGGAGAGGTAGTAGCTCGTCGTGAAGGTCCGCAGGCCCTGGCGGATCTCGTGCAGCCCGGCGCCCGCGGCGAAGGCTGCGCCTGCTGCGGCCATCGCGTTGGCGACGTTGAACTTCGCCGTGCCACCGAAGGTCGCAGGCAGCAGGTGGGTCCAGGCGAGCTGCATCGAACGGCGACCGTGCTTGATGACGATCATGTCGCCACGGTCGGTGTGGTCGAGGACCACGGCGCGCCCTCCGCGACGGCAGTAGTCCTCGATGAACTCGCGCACCTTGCTGCCGGGCGGCTGCAGCGAGAACCACACGATGCCGCCGGAGCACCGGCGACGCATCTTGCGGACGAGGTCGTCGTCGGCGTTGAGGACGGCAAAACCGTTGCGGGGCACCGCTTCCACGATGACGGCCTTGACGTCCGCGAGCTGCTCGAGGGTGTCGATGCCCTTCATGCCGAGGTGGTCGGGCGCGACGTTGGTCACGACCGCCACGTCGTTGCGGTCGTAGCCCAGGCCCTCGCGCAGGATGCCGCCGCGAGCGACCTCCATGACGGCGAAGTCGACGCGCGGGTTCTGCAGGACCATCCGCGCCGAACGCGGGCCGGAGGCGTCGGCCTTGTAGACGAGGCGCTCGTCGATGACGATGCCGTCGGTCGAGGTCATGCCGACCTTGTGGCCGATGCCCTTGAAGATGTGGGCGATCATGCGCGACGTCGTCGTCTTGCCGTTGGTGCCGGTGACCGCGACGATCGGCACACGCGACGGTGAGCCGGGCGGGAAGAGCAGGTCGACGACCGGCTTGGCGATGAACTGCGGCTCACCCACCGTGGGGTGGGTGTGCATCCGGAACCCGGGGGCCGCGTTGACCTCGCAGATGGCGCCACCCGTCTCGCGCACGGGCGAGGCGATGTCGGGACAGATGAAGTCGATGCCGGCGACGTCGAGCCCGATCATCCGGGCCGCCTCCTCGGCGATCTCCACGTTGTCGGGGTGCGCGTCGAAGGTGCGGTCGACCGAGATGCCACCGGTCGACATGTTGCCGGTGAGCGCCAGCTTGACCATCTGGCCCTCAGGCGGGACGCCGTCGAGCTCGTAGCCCTGGTCGCGGACCAGCGCGATCGCGGCCTCGTCCACCTTGATGCGGGTGAGCACCTTCTCGTGGCCGACGCCGCGGCGCGGGTCGGCGTTGGTGGTCTCGACGAGCTCGGCCACCGTGTGGGTGCCGTCGCCGATGACGTGGGCGGGGACGCGCTCGGCGATCGCCTGCATCTTGCCGCCGACGATGAGGCACCGGTAGTCGCGGCCGACGACGAGGGACTCGACGATGACGTAGCCGCGTCGCGACTCGCCCTCGGCGGTGACGAACCCGGCCCGCACCTCCTCGTCGGACTGCAGGTCGAGGCACACGCCGCGGCCGTGGTTGCCGTCGAGCGGCTTGACCACGACAGGGAAGCCGATGCGTCGCGCGGCCGCCACGGCGGCGTCCGCCGTGCGCACGGTCTCCTGCTTGGGCACGGGGAGCCCGGCCGAGGCGAGCAGGCGGGTCGTCATGTCCTTGTCGCTGGCGATGTCGACGGCCAGCGCGCCGGTCTTGGACGTCATGGTCGCCCGGATGCGCTGGGCGTGGACGCCCTGACCGAGCTGGACGAACGACTGGCTGTTGAGCCGGATGTAGGGGATGTCGCGCGCGACGGCCTCCTCGACGATGGCGCCGGTGGAGGGACCGAACGCCGACCGCTGGGCGCGCCGCAGGAAGAGGTCGAGCTCCTCGGCGAAGTCGAAGTCGGCCTCGGGCTCGACGAGGTGGTTGACCAGGCGCACGGCGAGGGTGCCGGCCGCCAGGCCGACGGTCTCGTCGGCGTAGTCGTAGATGACGTTGTAGCGACCGGGCTGGCCCTTGACCGCACGCGTCTTGCCGCGACGCAGGTCGTGGCCGGCCTCCTGCTGCAGCTGGAGCGCCACGTGCTCGGCGACGTGGCCGACCCAGGTGCCCTCGCGCAGCCGCTCGATGAAGCCGCCCTTCACGCCCCGCGAGCAGGTGTGGTTCTCCAGGCGGGGCAGCAGCTCGACGAGATGGTCGGTGAAGCCCTCGATCGTGTCGGTCGGGTAGCCCTCGAGCACACCGAGGTCGACGACCAGGTGGATGGCGGGACTGTAGGACCAGATGTTGCCGCCGCGGTAGACGCGGGACTCGATGATCGACAGCTCGGGGGCTGCGGGCCCGGTGGGCGTGGGGCGATCGGCCATGGGATCTCCTAGCGGGTCGGGCAGGGGGTCACCGGTGGGGGGAGCCGGTAGGGGGCCGGTCAGGCCTTCGCCGAGGCCAGGGCCACGGCGGCGTCCGCGTGCTTCTCGACGAAGTCGACGAGGTGCACCTCGGAGAGGTCGAACGTAGCGCCTGCGGGCAGTGAGTGCACGACCGCTCCGGAGACCATGAGGGGTGCTCCGCGACGGGCGTCGGGGGCGTCGGAGACCGCTTCGCGGCAGTCCAGGACGAACACCGCGCCGGCGCCGTGGACCGTGAAGCCGGACCGGTCGCGGACCTCGATGGCGGTGTCCTCGTCGATGCCGATGCCGATCAGGCTCGGCGAGGCGGCGACCATGGACATGAGGCGGCCGTAGCGGGACCGCTGGGCGAAGTGCTGGTCGATGATGACGCCCTGGAGCAGGCCGAGGCCGGCGCTCAGCTGGCTGTGCCGCTGGCGGGGCGTGATGCCCTCGTCGCCCATGGAGATCATGAACTGGCTCATGATCGAGGCACCGGCCGACGTCCCGCCGACGACCGCACCACGGTCGTGCGCCCGGTGCAGGGCGTCGCCGAGCGGGGTGCCGGGGAAGCGCTGGCTCAGCTTGAGCTGGCTGCCACCGCTCATGAAGACCCCGGTGGCCTCGTCGACGAGGGCGACCAGCGCCTCGTCGTGGGACTCCTGGCGGGACTGCGGGTTGACCACGGAGGGGGCGGGGGCGCCGAGCCGGGTGAAGACCTCGGTGTACGCCTCGGTCACCTCGTCCTGGAACGAGGACGCCGTGGGGATCAGGACGATCTTGGCCTTGCGGCCCCCGGCGAGGCGCACGAAGCGACGAAGGACGGTGGCCTTGCCGACGCGGTCCTCGGCACCGCCGATGATGAGGAGTGTCGGTGTCGCACGACGTTTGGACGGGGACATCGCACCAGCCTAGGAGTCAGGGGTGGGGGATGGGCGGAGCGGGGGTCGGCGTGCCGTCCGCCTCGTCTGCTTCCTCGATCTCCTCGCGGGTGATCCCGAGGAGGTAGAGGACCGCGTCGAGGTAGGGAACGTTGACCGCGGTGTCGGCCTGTTCGCGCACGACGGGCTTGGCGTTGAAGGCCACCCCGAGGCCTGCCGCCTCCAGCATGTCGAGGTCGTTG
Encoded here:
- the cphA gene encoding cyanophycin synthetase; this translates as MADRPTPTGPAAPELSIIESRVYRGGNIWSYSPAIHLVVDLGVLEGYPTDTIEGFTDHLVELLPRLENHTCSRGVKGGFIERLREGTWVGHVAEHVALQLQQEAGHDLRRGKTRAVKGQPGRYNVIYDYADETVGLAAGTLAVRLVNHLVEPEADFDFAEELDLFLRRAQRSAFGPSTGAIVEEAVARDIPYIRLNSQSFVQLGQGVHAQRIRATMTSKTGALAVDIASDKDMTTRLLASAGLPVPKQETVRTADAAVAAARRIGFPVVVKPLDGNHGRGVCLDLQSDEEVRAGFVTAEGESRRGYVIVESLVVGRDYRCLIVGGKMQAIAERVPAHVIGDGTHTVAELVETTNADPRRGVGHEKVLTRIKVDEAAIALVRDQGYELDGVPPEGQMVKLALTGNMSTGGISVDRTFDAHPDNVEIAEEAARMIGLDVAGIDFICPDIASPVRETGGAICEVNAAPGFRMHTHPTVGEPQFIAKPVVDLLFPPGSPSRVPIVAVTGTNGKTTTSRMIAHIFKGIGHKVGMTSTDGIVIDERLVYKADASGPRSARMVLQNPRVDFAVMEVARGGILREGLGYDRNDVAVVTNVAPDHLGMKGIDTLEQLADVKAVIVEAVPRNGFAVLNADDDLVRKMRRRCSGGIVWFSLQPPGSKVREFIEDYCRRGGRAVVLDHTDRGDMIVIKHGRRSMQLAWTHLLPATFGGTAKFNVANAMAAAGAAFAAGAGLHEIRQGLRTFTTSYYLSPGRMNLVNVHNVDVFVDYCHNAPGMRVLGEFVEGYAAQKAGQSDLGKVSRIGMVSTAGDRRDDDMRELGAIAARHFDVVVVREDERKRGRPAGETAALIAEGAKGEIGKEGVRCRQVETVLNEVDAVRHCMARANPGDVVVLCVDQHAEVLGELEQMTKHAQAGAHTREGLGDPDLDPVEMQVEATASGDEAAAAEAAEIEPVEAERVAGQPSTS
- a CDS encoding cyanophycinase; the protein is MSPSKRRATPTLLIIGGAEDRVGKATVLRRFVRLAGGRKAKIVLIPTASSFQDEVTEAYTEVFTRLGAPAPSVVNPQSRQESHDEALVALVDEATGVFMSGGSQLKLSQRFPGTPLGDALHRAHDRGAVVGGTSAGASIMSQFMISMGDEGITPRQRHSQLSAGLGLLQGVIIDQHFAQRSRYGRLMSMVAASPSLIGIGIDEDTAIEVRDRSGFTVHGAGAVFVLDCREAVSDAPDARRGAPLMVSGAVVHSLPAGATFDLSEVHLVDFVEKHADAAVALASAKA